From one Solanum stenotomum isolate F172 chromosome 12, ASM1918654v1, whole genome shotgun sequence genomic stretch:
- the LOC125848586 gene encoding uncharacterized protein LOC125848586: MMKRDGRQHGLVQTSLWSSTPNSRYVNKLNSPPTAGLFTKASPKPWNHSKFTGKCGRSKCTICHLQPAGKAKGTKKLRGCDIVTNYRLMTWRVTDTRPRLTFTGFSATSCILDHLANDHMDLDEDDDE, translated from the exons ATGATGAAGAGAGACGGTCGTCAACATGGTCTTGTTCAAACCTCCCTTTGGAGCTCCACACCCAACTCCCG GTATGTTAACAAGTTGAATTCCCCTCCCACAGCAGGGTTGTTCACAAAGGCGTCACCAAAGCCCTGGAACCATTCCAAGTTCACAGGCAAGTGTGGCAGGTCTAAATGCACAATTTGCCATTTACAACCAGCTGGAAAGGCCAAAGGGACAAAAAAACTGAGGGGTTGTGACATTGTTACTAACTATAGATTGATGACTTGGAGGGTCACAGATACTAGGCCGCGCTTGACCTTTACTGGGTTCTCAGCTACTAGCTGCATATTGGACCATTTGGCTAATGATCACATGGatcttgatgaagatgatgatgagtGA
- the LOC125847600 gene encoding uncharacterized protein LOC125847600 has product MGGVTSSMAAKFAFFPPNPPSYKLIKDDLTGLLLLSSFPHRENVEVLKLPTRKGTEIVAMYIRHPMATSTLLYSHGNAADLGQMYELFIELSIHLRVNLLGYDYSGYGQSTGKPSEQNTYADIEAAYKCLEENYGTKQEDVILYGQSVGSGPTLDLAARLPRLRAVILHSPLLSGLRVMYPVKRTYWFDIYKNIDKIPSVNCPVLIIHGTADEVVDFSHGKQLWELCKEKYEPLWIKGGNHCDLELYPEYIRHLKKFVATIERSQSQRISSRKSTDQFEPPRKSTDVFEASRKSSDRREKPRHSTDRPEKLKNHSSNAITDKLEKLRISFEQMERSRRSVDCTEKSRRSIDHQLERARKSVDRMERIRTG; this is encoded by the exons ATGGGAGGGGTTACTTCATCAATGGCGGCGAAGTTTGCGTTTTTTCCTCCAAACCCACCTTCTTATAAGCTTATTAAAGATGATCTCACGGGTCTTTTGCTGCTTAGCTCTTTTCCTCACCGTGAAAATGTTGAAGTACTTAAGTTGCCCACTCGTAAAGGTACTGAAATTGTTGCCATGTATATTAGGCATCCTATGGCTACCTCCACTTTACTGTATTCTCATGGAAATGCGGCTGACTTGGGTCAGATGTATGAGCTTTTCATTGAATTGAGCATCCACTTGCGGGTCAATCTCTTGGG GTATGACTACTCTGGGTATGGACAGTCAACTGGTAAG CCAAGTGAGCAGAATACCTATGCAGATATTGAAGCTGCATATAAGTGCCTTGAAGAAAACTATGGCACAAAGCAGGAAGATGTTATACTTTATGGCCAATCAGTTGGTAGTGGGCCTACTTTGGATCTTGCAGCTCGTCTACCACGATTAAGAGCAGTCATTCTGCACAGTCCCCTTCTTTCAGGTTTACGAGTCATGTATCCTGTCAAGCGCACGTACTGGTTTGACATTTACAAG AATATTGACAAGATCCCTTCGGTTAATTGTCCCGTGCTCATCATTCAT GGAACTGCAGATGAAGTAGTTGATTTTTCACATGGCAAGCAACTCTGGGAATTATGCAAGGAGAAGTATGAGCCTTTATGGATCAAGGGAGGGAACCATTGCGACTTGGAGCTCTATCCAGAATATATCAGACACCTAAAGAAGTTTGTAGCAACTATTGAAAGGTCCCAATCACAAAGGATCAGTTCTAGGAAAAGCACAGACCAGTTTGAGCCACCAAGAAAGAGTACTGATGTTTTTGAAGCTTCAAGGAAAAGCAGTGACCGTAGAGAAAAACCGAGACACAGCACAGACAGGCCTGAGAAGTTAAAGAATCATTCCAGTAATGCTATTACAGACAAACTAGAAAAACTAAGGATCTCTTTTGAACAAATGGAGAGATCTCGGAGAAGTGTGGACTGCACTGAAAAATCAAGGAGAAGCATCGATCACCAATTAGAAAGAGCCCGGAAGAGTGTTGATAGAATGGAGAGAATACGAACTGGTtga
- the LOC125847311 gene encoding BAG family molecular chaperone regulator 3-like produces MIKLRSKRFPRRVKSNSTINNNGGGIKWELRPGGMLVQKRECENNVSNSNGEAIVKLRVSTVSNFHDISIQPTSTFGELKMMLSIVTGLEPKEQRLLFRGKEREDYEHLHMVGVRDKDKLLLFLSNH; encoded by the exons atgatcaagtTAAGATCGAAGAGGTTTCCAAGGAGGGTTAAAAGTAATAGTACTATCAACAATAATGGTGGTGGAATCAAATGGGAATTACGTCCAGGAGGTATGTTAGTTCAAAAAAGAGAATGTGAGAATAATGTTAGTAATTCAAATGGAGAAGCAATCGTCAAACTTAGAGTCTCAACTGTTTCTAATTTCCATGACATTTCTATCCAACCCACTTCTACTTTTG GTGAATTGAAGATGATGTTGTCAATTGTAACTGGTTTGGAACCAAAAGAGCAGAGGCTGTTATTTAgagggaaagaaagggaagattATGAACACTTGCATATGGTTGGGGTGAGAGACAAAGACAAACTTCTGCTCTTCTTGTCGAACCACTAG
- the LOC125849366 gene encoding uncharacterized protein LOC125849366, with amino-acid sequence MASILRKSLQNKFLSAARITTTLSSKPIPTSPLFHHPTSSGLGQIPFFLQGGTSDSKPNVGFYPSFSFGHFLNPVSPNGFISPVEDSVVDDDSRKIWADSVKKKRKKKMNKHKLKKLRKRLRRKTKT; translated from the coding sequence ATGGCTTCTATTCTTCGGAAATCTCTGCAAAACAAATTTCTATCAGCGGCAAGAATTACCACAACCCTCAGCTCTAAACCTATACCTACATCACCTTTGTTCCATCATCCTACTTCCAGCGGGCTTGGTCAAATCCCATTTTTTCTTCAAGGAGGAACGTCGGATTCAAAACCGAATGTTGGGTTTTACCCAAGCTTTTCTTTTGGGCATTTCCTAAATCCAGTTTCTCCAAATGGATTTATTTCACCTGTGGAAGATAGCGTTGTTGATGATGATTCGCGTAAGATTTGGGCTGATagtgtgaagaagaagaggaagaagaagatgaacaaACACAAGTTGAAGAAGTTAAGGAAGCGCCTAAGGAGGAAGACGAAGACATAG
- the LOC125847601 gene encoding glycerol-3-phosphate dehydrogenase [NAD(+)] — translation MAPSNTNPVAVADEVLQKSRVTVVGSGNWGSVAAKLIASNTLNINSFHDEVRMWVFEETLPSGEKLSEVINRTNENVKYLPGIKLPKNVVADPDIEHAVKDANMLVFVTPHQFMEGICKRLIGKIRKDAVAISLIKGMEVKKEGPCMISTLISEILGISCCVLMGANIANEIAVEKFSEATVGYRENKEIAEKWVRLFNTPYFMVSAVQDVEGVELCGTLKNVVALAAGFVDGLDMGNNTKAAIMRIGLREMKALSKLLFPSVKDNTFFESCGVADLITTCLGGRNRRCADAFARNGGKRSFDELEAEMLQGQKLQGVSTAKEVYEVLSHRGWLELFPLFSTVHEICSGRLAPSAIVEYTEHSARLPLL, via the exons ATGGCGCCTTCCAATACCAATCCTGTTGCAGTTGCAGATGAAGTTCTTCAGAAATCAAGAGTCACCGTTGTTGGTAGTGGAAATTGGGGTAGTGTTGCAGCCAAGCTCATTGCTTCTAACACCCTCAACATCAATTCTTTCCACG ATGAAGTTAGGATGTGGGTCTTTGAGGAGACATTGCCATCCGGTGAAAAACTCTCCGAAGTCATCAATCGGACCAAT GAGAATGTTAAGTATCTTCCTGGTATAAAATTACCTAAAAATGTTGTTGCAGATCCTGATATTGAACATGCAG TGAAGGATGCTAACATGTTAGTGTTTGTGACTCCTCATCAATTCATGGAGGGGATTTGCAAGAGGCTAATTGGGAAAATTAGGAAAGATGCTGTAGCAATTTCCCTAATTAAAGGAATGGAGGTCAAGAAGGAAGGACCTTGCATGATCTCTACCCTCATCTCTGAAATTCTTGGGATCAGTTGTTGTGTTCTAATGGGAGCCAACATTGCCAATGAG ATTGCAGTTGAGAAGTTCAGCGAAGCAACGGTTGGATATAGGGAGAACAAAGAGATTGCGGAGAAATGGGTTCGCCTATTCAATACTCCTTACTTTATGGTCTCAGCT GTTCAAGATGTGGAAGGAGTCGAACTTTGTGGAACTCTTAAAAATGTTGTGGCTCTAGCAGCAG GCTTTGTGGACGGCCTCGATATGGGAAATAACACTAAG GCTGCAATAATGAGAATTGGCTTGAGAGAGATGAAGGCCTTATCCAAGCTATTGTTTCCTTCTGTCAAAGATAATACATTCTTTGAGAGTTGTGGAGTAGCAGATCTGATAACTACTTGCT TGGGAGGAAGAAACAGGAGATGTGCTGATGCTTTTGCAAGGAACGGAGGAAAAAG GTcttttgatgaacttgaagcaGAGATGTTGCAAGGCCAAAAACTGCAG GGTGTCTCTACAGCAAAGGAGGTTTACGAGGTTCTAAGTCATCGAGGATGGTTAGAATTATTCCCCCTTTTCTCAACAGTTCATGAGATCTGCAGTGGCCGTCTTGCTCCCTCAGCCATAGTTGAATATACCGAGCACTCAGCCAGATTGCCCTTGCTGTAG
- the LOC125847312 gene encoding early nodulin-like protein 2 yields the protein MARQLVALALVLVALVAGVSAQAVDSPASSPEASAPAADSVSISPSSSESPDASSPVAADVEPSSPPAPASEASAAPTQSPISAAPEASAPNAAADSPVAAGPGGVSSAASDDYY from the coding sequence atggcacGCCAATTAGTTGCTCTGGCTCTTGTGTTGGTTGCCCTTGTTGCAGGTGTTTCTGCACAAGCAGTAGATTCCCCTGCTTCATCCCCTGAAGCCAGTGCTCCAGCTGCAGATTCGGTTTCAATTTCTCCATCCTCTTCTGAATCTCCTGATGCATCGAGCCCTGTTGCTGCCGATGTGGAACCTTCATCTCCACCTGCACCAGCTAGTGAAGCCAGCGCTGCTCCTACTCAATCTCCCATTTCTGCAGCACCTGAGGCTAGTGCACCAAATGCTGCTGCCGATTCCCCTGTTGCCGCTGGTCCAGGAGGGGTTTCATCTGCTGCAAGCGATGACTACTACTAA